CAACACCGTCCGTCCATACAACTGGGGCTCCGCCACGGCCATTGCGGAGCTGACCGGAGTCGAACCGGACGGGACTCCACAGGCCGAACTGTGGATGGGGGCCCATCCGACCGCCCCGTCCCTGGTCCGGCGCCACGGGGCATCTCGGCCTCTCAACCAGATCATCGAGGAGGGCCCCCAGGCCGAACTGGGCGAGCCGGTTCTGCGGCGCTTCGGTCCACGCCTCCCCTTCCTGCTCAAGCTGCTGGCCGCCGAGACCCCACTCTCCCTCCAGGTGCACCCGGACCTGGCGGGGGCCGCCGCCGGCCACAAGCGCGAGAACACCCAGGGGATCCCCCTCGACGCCCCGCACCGCAACTACCCCGACGACAACCACAAGCCCGAAATGATCGTCGCGCTCGGCTCGTTCGAGGGCCTCTGCGGCTTTCGCGCCGCGCGGGACTGCGCCGAGCTTCTGGATGCGTTGAACGTGGACCGCATACGTCGGTACGGTGCGACGCTGCGTTCGGAGCCGGAGGAATCCGCACTCCGGGAGGTCTTCTCAGCGTTCCTGACCGAAGGTGCCTCGCTCGTGGACGACGTCGCGCGTGCCGTGGCACGCGAGGCGCGCAACGCAGGCCCGCACCAAG
This genomic interval from Streptomyces sp. NBC_00464 contains the following:
- the manA gene encoding mannose-6-phosphate isomerase, class I, giving the protein MDHMVNTVRPYNWGSATAIAELTGVEPDGTPQAELWMGAHPTAPSLVRRHGASRPLNQIIEEGPQAELGEPVLRRFGPRLPFLLKLLAAETPLSLQVHPDLAGAAAGHKRENTQGIPLDAPHRNYPDDNHKPEMIVALGSFEGLCGFRAARDCAELLDALNVDRIRRYGATLRSEPEESALREVFSAFLTEGASLVDDVARAVAREARNAGPHQAAFCGYDSIAQAHPGDPGLLPALMLNHFRLAPGEGLFLGAGIPHAYIRGLGVEVMAASDNVLRCGLTSKHVDTQELLRVITFRAAPVRVLHPTATDTNNGEAMFATPVDDFRLSVVRPDPHRGAVTLDSLAPQILLCAAGTVTVTGPEGEIALPVGSSVYAPAGEPVTVAGKGAVYRATVDVSFP